The following coding sequences are from one Arachis hypogaea cultivar Tifrunner chromosome 7, arahy.Tifrunner.gnm2.J5K5, whole genome shotgun sequence window:
- the LOC112703260 gene encoding beta carbonic anhydrase 5, chloroplastic isoform X7: protein MAWSIRSRVSSFLGSEVGVMGSLFHWDTCWRTVPFSVPTNSSSAVSSRTRPWPKFMNWARMDSCYAAASFKEKQSENKDTDVRNMAEAGGEHALFGLMKQRFLSFKNHKYMKELEHFQALSKAQYPKFMVIACADSRVCPSNILGFQPGEAFMIRNIANLVPLMKVENILVIGHSSCAGIENLMKIQEDVESRSFINKWVTNGNVAKLRTKAATAHLSFAQQCRFCEKESINQSLLNMLSYPWIEDKVRSGLLSLHGGYYNFSSCTFEKWTLDFNGCTVNEESSSYVIKEQEFWS, encoded by the exons ATGGCGTGGTCAATTA GGTCCAGAGTTAGTTCATTTCTCGGATCAGAAGTAGGTGTTATGGGTTCATTATTCCATTGGGACACTTGTTGGAGGACAGTACCCTTTTCTGTTCCAACCAATTCCTCTTCTGCGGTTTCCTCAAGAACAAGGCCATGGCCAAAATTT ATGAATTGGGCAAGAATGGATTCTTGCTATGCAGCAGCATCGTTCAA GGAGAAACAATCAGAAAACAAGGATACTGATGTGCGGAATATGGCTGAAGCTGGTGGTGAGCATGCGTTATTTGGGTTGATGAAACAAAGGTTTCTGAGTTTCAAGAACCACAAATACAT GAAAGAGTTGGAGCATTTCCAAGCATTGTCTAAAGCTCAATATCCAAAG TTTATGGTGATTGCTTGTGCAGACTCTAGGGTATGTCCTTCAAATATATTAGGATTCCAACCTGGAGAAGCCTTTATGATACGCAACATTGCTAATCTTGTACCTCTAATGAAG GTAGAGAATATATTAGTCATTGGTCATAGTAGCTGTGCAGGAATTGAAAACCTGATGAAAATTCAAGAAGATGTAGAATCAAG AAGCTTCATAAACAAGTGGGTGACCAATGGGAATGTTGCAAAATTGAGGACAAAAGCAGCCACAGCTCATCTTAGCTTCGCTCAGCAATGCAGATTCTGTGAGAAG GAATCTATAAACCAGTCATTGTTGAACATGCTCAGTTATCCATGGATAGAAGATAAAGTGAGAAGTGGGTTACTTTCTCTTCATGGAGGGTACTATAATTTCTCGAGTTGCACGTTTGAGAAGTGGACCCTTGATTTTAATGGATGCACTGTCAATGAAGAAAGCAGTAGTTATGTTATCAAAGAACAAGAATTCTGGTCCTGA
- the LOC112703260 gene encoding beta carbonic anhydrase 5, chloroplastic isoform X3 — translation MAWSIRSRVSSFLGSEVGVMGSLFHWDTCWRTVPFSVPTNSSSAVSSRTRPWPKFVSILKLFWFSYVNFSLILWFSYFQMNWARMDSCYAAASFKEKQSENKDTDVRNMAEAGGEHALFGLMKQRFLSFKNHKYMKELEHFQALSKAQYPKFMVIACADSRVCPSNILGFQPGEAFMIRNIANLVPLMKVENILVIGHSSCAGIENLMKIQEDVESRSFINKWVTNGNVAKLRTKAATAHLSFAQQCRFCEKESINQSLLNMLSYPWIEDKVRSGLLSLHGGYYNFSSCTFEKWTLDFNGCTVNEESSSYVIKEQEFWS, via the exons ATGGCGTGGTCAATTA GGTCCAGAGTTAGTTCATTTCTCGGATCAGAAGTAGGTGTTATGGGTTCATTATTCCATTGGGACACTTGTTGGAGGACAGTACCCTTTTCTGTTCCAACCAATTCCTCTTCTGCGGTTTCCTCAAGAACAAGGCCATGGCCAAAATTTGTGAGTATTCTTAAACTGTTTTGGTTTTCCtatgttaatttctctttgattcttTGGTTCTCTTATTTTCAGATGAATTGGGCAAGAATGGATTCTTGCTATGCAGCAGCATCGTTCAA GGAGAAACAATCAGAAAACAAGGATACTGATGTGCGGAATATGGCTGAAGCTGGTGGTGAGCATGCGTTATTTGGGTTGATGAAACAAAGGTTTCTGAGTTTCAAGAACCACAAATACAT GAAAGAGTTGGAGCATTTCCAAGCATTGTCTAAAGCTCAATATCCAAAG TTTATGGTGATTGCTTGTGCAGACTCTAGGGTATGTCCTTCAAATATATTAGGATTCCAACCTGGAGAAGCCTTTATGATACGCAACATTGCTAATCTTGTACCTCTAATGAAG GTAGAGAATATATTAGTCATTGGTCATAGTAGCTGTGCAGGAATTGAAAACCTGATGAAAATTCAAGAAGATGTAGAATCAAG AAGCTTCATAAACAAGTGGGTGACCAATGGGAATGTTGCAAAATTGAGGACAAAAGCAGCCACAGCTCATCTTAGCTTCGCTCAGCAATGCAGATTCTGTGAGAAG GAATCTATAAACCAGTCATTGTTGAACATGCTCAGTTATCCATGGATAGAAGATAAAGTGAGAAGTGGGTTACTTTCTCTTCATGGAGGGTACTATAATTTCTCGAGTTGCACGTTTGAGAAGTGGACCCTTGATTTTAATGGATGCACTGTCAATGAAGAAAGCAGTAGTTATGTTATCAAAGAACAAGAATTCTGGTCCTGA
- the LOC112703260 gene encoding beta carbonic anhydrase 5, chloroplastic isoform X5: MAWSIRSRVSSFLGSEVGVMGSLFHWDTCWRTVPFSVPTNSSSAVSSRTRPWPKFMNWARMDSCYAAASFKEKQSENKDTDVRNMAEAGGEHALFGLMKQRFLSFKNHKYMKELEHFQALSKAQYPKFMVIACADSRVCPSNILGFQPGEAFMIRNIANLVPLMKNGPSECNAALEFAVTTLEVENILVIGHSSCAGIENLMKIQEDVESRSFINKWVTNGNVAKLRTKAATAHLSFAQQCRFCEKESINQSLLNMLSYPWIEDKVRSGLLSLHGGYYNFSSCTFEKWTLDFNGCTVNEESSSYVIKEQEFWS; this comes from the exons ATGGCGTGGTCAATTA GGTCCAGAGTTAGTTCATTTCTCGGATCAGAAGTAGGTGTTATGGGTTCATTATTCCATTGGGACACTTGTTGGAGGACAGTACCCTTTTCTGTTCCAACCAATTCCTCTTCTGCGGTTTCCTCAAGAACAAGGCCATGGCCAAAATTT ATGAATTGGGCAAGAATGGATTCTTGCTATGCAGCAGCATCGTTCAA GGAGAAACAATCAGAAAACAAGGATACTGATGTGCGGAATATGGCTGAAGCTGGTGGTGAGCATGCGTTATTTGGGTTGATGAAACAAAGGTTTCTGAGTTTCAAGAACCACAAATACAT GAAAGAGTTGGAGCATTTCCAAGCATTGTCTAAAGCTCAATATCCAAAG TTTATGGTGATTGCTTGTGCAGACTCTAGGGTATGTCCTTCAAATATATTAGGATTCCAACCTGGAGAAGCCTTTATGATACGCAACATTGCTAATCTTGTACCTCTAATGAAG AATGGACCATCAGAGTGTAATGCTGCTCTTGAGTTTGCAGTTACTACTCTAGAG GTAGAGAATATATTAGTCATTGGTCATAGTAGCTGTGCAGGAATTGAAAACCTGATGAAAATTCAAGAAGATGTAGAATCAAG AAGCTTCATAAACAAGTGGGTGACCAATGGGAATGTTGCAAAATTGAGGACAAAAGCAGCCACAGCTCATCTTAGCTTCGCTCAGCAATGCAGATTCTGTGAGAAG GAATCTATAAACCAGTCATTGTTGAACATGCTCAGTTATCCATGGATAGAAGATAAAGTGAGAAGTGGGTTACTTTCTCTTCATGGAGGGTACTATAATTTCTCGAGTTGCACGTTTGAGAAGTGGACCCTTGATTTTAATGGATGCACTGTCAATGAAGAAAGCAGTAGTTATGTTATCAAAGAACAAGAATTCTGGTCCTGA
- the LOC112703260 gene encoding beta carbonic anhydrase 5, chloroplastic isoform X6, translating to MAWSIRSRVSSFLGSEVGVMGSLFHWDTCWRTVPFSVPTNSSSAVSSRTRPWPKFMNWARMDSCYAAASFKEKQSENKDTDVRNMAEAGGEHALFGLMKQRFLSFKNHKYMKELEHFQALSKAQYPKFMVIACADSRVCPSNILGFQPGEAFMIRNIANLVPLMKNGPSECNAALEFAVTTLEVENILVIGHSSCAGIENLMKIQEDVESSFINKWVTNGNVAKLRTKAATAHLSFAQQCRFCEKESINQSLLNMLSYPWIEDKVRSGLLSLHGGYYNFSSCTFEKWTLDFNGCTVNEESSSYVIKEQEFWS from the exons ATGGCGTGGTCAATTA GGTCCAGAGTTAGTTCATTTCTCGGATCAGAAGTAGGTGTTATGGGTTCATTATTCCATTGGGACACTTGTTGGAGGACAGTACCCTTTTCTGTTCCAACCAATTCCTCTTCTGCGGTTTCCTCAAGAACAAGGCCATGGCCAAAATTT ATGAATTGGGCAAGAATGGATTCTTGCTATGCAGCAGCATCGTTCAA GGAGAAACAATCAGAAAACAAGGATACTGATGTGCGGAATATGGCTGAAGCTGGTGGTGAGCATGCGTTATTTGGGTTGATGAAACAAAGGTTTCTGAGTTTCAAGAACCACAAATACAT GAAAGAGTTGGAGCATTTCCAAGCATTGTCTAAAGCTCAATATCCAAAG TTTATGGTGATTGCTTGTGCAGACTCTAGGGTATGTCCTTCAAATATATTAGGATTCCAACCTGGAGAAGCCTTTATGATACGCAACATTGCTAATCTTGTACCTCTAATGAAG AATGGACCATCAGAGTGTAATGCTGCTCTTGAGTTTGCAGTTACTACTCTAGAG GTAGAGAATATATTAGTCATTGGTCATAGTAGCTGTGCAGGAATTGAAAACCTGATGAAAATTCAAGAAGATGTAGAATCAAG CTTCATAAACAAGTGGGTGACCAATGGGAATGTTGCAAAATTGAGGACAAAAGCAGCCACAGCTCATCTTAGCTTCGCTCAGCAATGCAGATTCTGTGAGAAG GAATCTATAAACCAGTCATTGTTGAACATGCTCAGTTATCCATGGATAGAAGATAAAGTGAGAAGTGGGTTACTTTCTCTTCATGGAGGGTACTATAATTTCTCGAGTTGCACGTTTGAGAAGTGGACCCTTGATTTTAATGGATGCACTGTCAATGAAGAAAGCAGTAGTTATGTTATCAAAGAACAAGAATTCTGGTCCTGA
- the LOC112703260 gene encoding beta carbonic anhydrase 5, chloroplastic isoform X1, with protein MAWSIRSRVSSFLGSEVGVMGSLFHWDTCWRTVPFSVPTNSSSAVSSRTRPWPKFVSILKLFWFSYVNFSLILWFSYFQMNWARMDSCYAAASFKEKQSENKDTDVRNMAEAGGEHALFGLMKQRFLSFKNHKYMKELEHFQALSKAQYPKFMVIACADSRVCPSNILGFQPGEAFMIRNIANLVPLMKNGPSECNAALEFAVTTLEVENILVIGHSSCAGIENLMKIQEDVESRSFINKWVTNGNVAKLRTKAATAHLSFAQQCRFCEKESINQSLLNMLSYPWIEDKVRSGLLSLHGGYYNFSSCTFEKWTLDFNGCTVNEESSSYVIKEQEFWS; from the exons ATGGCGTGGTCAATTA GGTCCAGAGTTAGTTCATTTCTCGGATCAGAAGTAGGTGTTATGGGTTCATTATTCCATTGGGACACTTGTTGGAGGACAGTACCCTTTTCTGTTCCAACCAATTCCTCTTCTGCGGTTTCCTCAAGAACAAGGCCATGGCCAAAATTTGTGAGTATTCTTAAACTGTTTTGGTTTTCCtatgttaatttctctttgattcttTGGTTCTCTTATTTTCAGATGAATTGGGCAAGAATGGATTCTTGCTATGCAGCAGCATCGTTCAA GGAGAAACAATCAGAAAACAAGGATACTGATGTGCGGAATATGGCTGAAGCTGGTGGTGAGCATGCGTTATTTGGGTTGATGAAACAAAGGTTTCTGAGTTTCAAGAACCACAAATACAT GAAAGAGTTGGAGCATTTCCAAGCATTGTCTAAAGCTCAATATCCAAAG TTTATGGTGATTGCTTGTGCAGACTCTAGGGTATGTCCTTCAAATATATTAGGATTCCAACCTGGAGAAGCCTTTATGATACGCAACATTGCTAATCTTGTACCTCTAATGAAG AATGGACCATCAGAGTGTAATGCTGCTCTTGAGTTTGCAGTTACTACTCTAGAG GTAGAGAATATATTAGTCATTGGTCATAGTAGCTGTGCAGGAATTGAAAACCTGATGAAAATTCAAGAAGATGTAGAATCAAG AAGCTTCATAAACAAGTGGGTGACCAATGGGAATGTTGCAAAATTGAGGACAAAAGCAGCCACAGCTCATCTTAGCTTCGCTCAGCAATGCAGATTCTGTGAGAAG GAATCTATAAACCAGTCATTGTTGAACATGCTCAGTTATCCATGGATAGAAGATAAAGTGAGAAGTGGGTTACTTTCTCTTCATGGAGGGTACTATAATTTCTCGAGTTGCACGTTTGAGAAGTGGACCCTTGATTTTAATGGATGCACTGTCAATGAAGAAAGCAGTAGTTATGTTATCAAAGAACAAGAATTCTGGTCCTGA
- the LOC112703260 gene encoding carbonic anhydrase 2 isoform X8, protein MAWSIRSRVSSFLGSEVGVMGSLFHWDTCWRTVPFSVPTNSSSAVSSRTRPWPKFMNWARMDSCYAAASFKEKQSENKDTDVRNMAEAGGEHALFGLMKQRFLSFKNHKYMKELEHFQALSKAQYPKFMVIACADSRVCPSNILGFQPGEAFMIRNIANLVPLMKVENILVIGHSSCAGIENLMKIQEDVESSFINKWVTNGNVAKLRTKAATAHLSFAQQCRFCEKESINQSLLNMLSYPWIEDKVRSGLLSLHGGYYNFSSCTFEKWTLDFNGCTVNEESSSYVIKEQEFWS, encoded by the exons ATGGCGTGGTCAATTA GGTCCAGAGTTAGTTCATTTCTCGGATCAGAAGTAGGTGTTATGGGTTCATTATTCCATTGGGACACTTGTTGGAGGACAGTACCCTTTTCTGTTCCAACCAATTCCTCTTCTGCGGTTTCCTCAAGAACAAGGCCATGGCCAAAATTT ATGAATTGGGCAAGAATGGATTCTTGCTATGCAGCAGCATCGTTCAA GGAGAAACAATCAGAAAACAAGGATACTGATGTGCGGAATATGGCTGAAGCTGGTGGTGAGCATGCGTTATTTGGGTTGATGAAACAAAGGTTTCTGAGTTTCAAGAACCACAAATACAT GAAAGAGTTGGAGCATTTCCAAGCATTGTCTAAAGCTCAATATCCAAAG TTTATGGTGATTGCTTGTGCAGACTCTAGGGTATGTCCTTCAAATATATTAGGATTCCAACCTGGAGAAGCCTTTATGATACGCAACATTGCTAATCTTGTACCTCTAATGAAG GTAGAGAATATATTAGTCATTGGTCATAGTAGCTGTGCAGGAATTGAAAACCTGATGAAAATTCAAGAAGATGTAGAATCAAG CTTCATAAACAAGTGGGTGACCAATGGGAATGTTGCAAAATTGAGGACAAAAGCAGCCACAGCTCATCTTAGCTTCGCTCAGCAATGCAGATTCTGTGAGAAG GAATCTATAAACCAGTCATTGTTGAACATGCTCAGTTATCCATGGATAGAAGATAAAGTGAGAAGTGGGTTACTTTCTCTTCATGGAGGGTACTATAATTTCTCGAGTTGCACGTTTGAGAAGTGGACCCTTGATTTTAATGGATGCACTGTCAATGAAGAAAGCAGTAGTTATGTTATCAAAGAACAAGAATTCTGGTCCTGA
- the LOC112703260 gene encoding beta carbonic anhydrase 5, chloroplastic isoform X4, translating to MAWSIRSRVSSFLGSEVGVMGSLFHWDTCWRTVPFSVPTNSSSAVSSRTRPWPKFVSILKLFWFSYVNFSLILWFSYFQMNWARMDSCYAAASFKEKQSENKDTDVRNMAEAGGEHALFGLMKQRFLSFKNHKYMKELEHFQALSKAQYPKFMVIACADSRVCPSNILGFQPGEAFMIRNIANLVPLMKVENILVIGHSSCAGIENLMKIQEDVESSFINKWVTNGNVAKLRTKAATAHLSFAQQCRFCEKESINQSLLNMLSYPWIEDKVRSGLLSLHGGYYNFSSCTFEKWTLDFNGCTVNEESSSYVIKEQEFWS from the exons ATGGCGTGGTCAATTA GGTCCAGAGTTAGTTCATTTCTCGGATCAGAAGTAGGTGTTATGGGTTCATTATTCCATTGGGACACTTGTTGGAGGACAGTACCCTTTTCTGTTCCAACCAATTCCTCTTCTGCGGTTTCCTCAAGAACAAGGCCATGGCCAAAATTTGTGAGTATTCTTAAACTGTTTTGGTTTTCCtatgttaatttctctttgattcttTGGTTCTCTTATTTTCAGATGAATTGGGCAAGAATGGATTCTTGCTATGCAGCAGCATCGTTCAA GGAGAAACAATCAGAAAACAAGGATACTGATGTGCGGAATATGGCTGAAGCTGGTGGTGAGCATGCGTTATTTGGGTTGATGAAACAAAGGTTTCTGAGTTTCAAGAACCACAAATACAT GAAAGAGTTGGAGCATTTCCAAGCATTGTCTAAAGCTCAATATCCAAAG TTTATGGTGATTGCTTGTGCAGACTCTAGGGTATGTCCTTCAAATATATTAGGATTCCAACCTGGAGAAGCCTTTATGATACGCAACATTGCTAATCTTGTACCTCTAATGAAG GTAGAGAATATATTAGTCATTGGTCATAGTAGCTGTGCAGGAATTGAAAACCTGATGAAAATTCAAGAAGATGTAGAATCAAG CTTCATAAACAAGTGGGTGACCAATGGGAATGTTGCAAAATTGAGGACAAAAGCAGCCACAGCTCATCTTAGCTTCGCTCAGCAATGCAGATTCTGTGAGAAG GAATCTATAAACCAGTCATTGTTGAACATGCTCAGTTATCCATGGATAGAAGATAAAGTGAGAAGTGGGTTACTTTCTCTTCATGGAGGGTACTATAATTTCTCGAGTTGCACGTTTGAGAAGTGGACCCTTGATTTTAATGGATGCACTGTCAATGAAGAAAGCAGTAGTTATGTTATCAAAGAACAAGAATTCTGGTCCTGA
- the LOC112703260 gene encoding beta carbonic anhydrase 5, chloroplastic isoform X2 yields the protein MAWSIRSRVSSFLGSEVGVMGSLFHWDTCWRTVPFSVPTNSSSAVSSRTRPWPKFVSILKLFWFSYVNFSLILWFSYFQMNWARMDSCYAAASFKEKQSENKDTDVRNMAEAGGEHALFGLMKQRFLSFKNHKYMKELEHFQALSKAQYPKFMVIACADSRVCPSNILGFQPGEAFMIRNIANLVPLMKNGPSECNAALEFAVTTLEVENILVIGHSSCAGIENLMKIQEDVESSFINKWVTNGNVAKLRTKAATAHLSFAQQCRFCEKESINQSLLNMLSYPWIEDKVRSGLLSLHGGYYNFSSCTFEKWTLDFNGCTVNEESSSYVIKEQEFWS from the exons ATGGCGTGGTCAATTA GGTCCAGAGTTAGTTCATTTCTCGGATCAGAAGTAGGTGTTATGGGTTCATTATTCCATTGGGACACTTGTTGGAGGACAGTACCCTTTTCTGTTCCAACCAATTCCTCTTCTGCGGTTTCCTCAAGAACAAGGCCATGGCCAAAATTTGTGAGTATTCTTAAACTGTTTTGGTTTTCCtatgttaatttctctttgattcttTGGTTCTCTTATTTTCAGATGAATTGGGCAAGAATGGATTCTTGCTATGCAGCAGCATCGTTCAA GGAGAAACAATCAGAAAACAAGGATACTGATGTGCGGAATATGGCTGAAGCTGGTGGTGAGCATGCGTTATTTGGGTTGATGAAACAAAGGTTTCTGAGTTTCAAGAACCACAAATACAT GAAAGAGTTGGAGCATTTCCAAGCATTGTCTAAAGCTCAATATCCAAAG TTTATGGTGATTGCTTGTGCAGACTCTAGGGTATGTCCTTCAAATATATTAGGATTCCAACCTGGAGAAGCCTTTATGATACGCAACATTGCTAATCTTGTACCTCTAATGAAG AATGGACCATCAGAGTGTAATGCTGCTCTTGAGTTTGCAGTTACTACTCTAGAG GTAGAGAATATATTAGTCATTGGTCATAGTAGCTGTGCAGGAATTGAAAACCTGATGAAAATTCAAGAAGATGTAGAATCAAG CTTCATAAACAAGTGGGTGACCAATGGGAATGTTGCAAAATTGAGGACAAAAGCAGCCACAGCTCATCTTAGCTTCGCTCAGCAATGCAGATTCTGTGAGAAG GAATCTATAAACCAGTCATTGTTGAACATGCTCAGTTATCCATGGATAGAAGATAAAGTGAGAAGTGGGTTACTTTCTCTTCATGGAGGGTACTATAATTTCTCGAGTTGCACGTTTGAGAAGTGGACCCTTGATTTTAATGGATGCACTGTCAATGAAGAAAGCAGTAGTTATGTTATCAAAGAACAAGAATTCTGGTCCTGA